Proteins encoded within one genomic window of Epinephelus lanceolatus isolate andai-2023 chromosome 9, ASM4190304v1, whole genome shotgun sequence:
- the trpm6 gene encoding transient receptor potential cation channel subfamily M member 6 isoform X3 gives MSRRSWIEDNLFKRECVKFIPSSRDLHRCIPVCQVCQNLIRCCCGRLMMEHSWQESPSPMSLYPGPGQDLEEDWSIELHTKASPTNAYGIVDFEDTATRVCRAKYVRLAVDSKPDVLLQLMLREWQMEKPKLLLTVQGGSENFTLPVKVKQAFSKGLITAALSTEAWILTDGINTGVSKYVGEAVKTFGGHNLRKRNTVGITPWGVIDNNTDLVGRDVFRPYQPLGNPLSKRACLNGFHSHFLLVDDGTLGKHGCQQGLRRKLEKHIQLQKIHPRLNQGVPVVCVVLEGGPAIVSTVLDYVSSVPPVPVFVFEGSGRAADLLAFLHKQTAIDRQLDADIKEDFLVRIGEVFGVEIAEASQLYSLLLQCMDHRQSITIFDSEAEDQTAPDAAILTTSLKGTKASPAEQLSVALAWDRPDIAQKVMVYGQHWQVGSLEQAMLDALVMDRVSFVKLLIDNGMTMSRFLTVDRLEELYNTPQGQTDRFLRHLVEDAKQTSLPIGHRLSLIDVGLVIEYLIGGAYRSTYTRKHFRAAYNNHLQDKVTTSLEGRRDRSTSMSKQRRGLIPNSSRARSLQDLPFFRTAQPYKPKEQNVTPSSSREITLSPGLGDTPLLVPFNFNDLFVWAVLHQRQQMALFLWQHGEEALARATVACKLYRSMAFEARQSNWDDDIAERFKTYSLEFGQLAVDVLDCAFRQNEQMAMKLLTSEMEAWSHFTCLQMAVSSCHRPFVSHSCTQTLLTDLWTGPLNMRKNSFVKIILSLLLPPAILLLEFKSKAEMCHVPQSHEAALFGLESVKSAPVHEGTDHAGSQDPEQGLSFSDKCLGPVSETVSSITVQCLSWITRLYEFYTAPVVKFWFHTMSYLAFVMLFSYVVLVKMGDYPSVQEWLVIAYILSTAVEKTREVLMSEPRKLSQKLKIWFSEYWNISDFIAILLFMAGLVLRWQAEPYRTAGRISYCLDTIFWFVRVMDLLAVNQYAGPYLTMITKMTSNMFFIVVMMAVVLLSFGVSRKAILSPDEEPSWSLARDIVFQPYWMIYGEVYATEIDPCEDSHPCPPASFLTAFLQAVYMFFQYIIMVNILIAFFNNIYFDMASTSNKLWKYNRYRYIMTYQERPWLPPPLILLSHMALGLKAIYRRLSGDAEREERCSGLKLYLGHEDLKKLHEFEGKCVEGYFHEKSEDVHSRQINRIRATADRAEEMCVMMGEVSDKVNFIQDSLSELDCQLGQLQDLSAQAVDTLTLLSATDSLHKKEARLAQCRPITASRHILPHSWTLMHRGGADWDVLNMRRAIAKPCRSTPPSLLKGHVLVASRLTSQECHVGARGSRGGRQGHTEKGEEGVKEDSQFGTPDHPSENCQGVSRPASHASFSPSYGAGVHLSGFRDQTTCESCGPPRCASPLSPRGLESPHHKLWTCDPYLYPNQEETSMEEEEEEEEEEKRTHEELSNIEVSRASSTAVLLSDPRDISEGLVNPAFSQDDSRLSSRPKPSTQWGRPVKSPRWARLSRDRPYGCCRSLSSSVENMAFSGAPLSPMRGSFPSLNEPMNKEGLSDGRSFREATSLQCSMGREWSKSSDFTQVPDSRGKNQNRKTVKIQESSPDTVTMQSHMSDASWRRCRRLRGEPTCLSASTSLSQLNFEPMDLLQKQVFSHQDVWSSTNSTWNSWARSMSRRSSLQSGIAPEAKSSSFQSTDNLYPHYSAMERNNLMRLAHTIPFTPVSLLGGEEVSIYSLEEVPSDADPESSTVSSWSSRGLSAMLQPLSSEEGSLDGGLRQGCRVLCTWAERDVLRPGLVYVVKAFKQEVVRAWQRYFPGSTALQLCLREIQQQRAAQKMMQVFNEVKPDDMHHSPRFLDVALVLWHSNGQWLTIERNMSGDFRKYNNNTGEEITPCCSLEEMLLAFSHWTYEYSCRELLVLDIQGVGEELTDPTVIMTDDQSGSRGEMLFGPDNLGDAAISGFLQKHSCGGCCHRLGLADFSNKSNQIIHAGCVDFLPGLFEEVFGQLREQQRSRIYTGERRSRGR, from the exons ATG TCACGAAGGTCTTGGATTGAGGACAACCTCTTcaagagagagtgtgtgaagTTTATCCCCTCATCTCGGGACCTACATAG ATGTATTCCTGTGTGTCAAGTATGCCAAAACTTGATCAG ATGCTGCTGTGGCCGCCTGATGATGGAGCACTCTTGGCAAGAGTCCCCTTCCCCCATGTCCCTCTATCCTGGTCCTGGACAGGACCTGGAAGAGGACTGGTCCATAGAGCTCCACACCAAAGCCAGTCCCACCAATGCCTATGGGATTGTAGACTTTGAAGACACTGCCACACGTGTCTGCCGGGCCAAG TATGTCCGTTTGGCTGTGGACTCAAAGCCAGACGTGCTGCTTCAACTGATGCTAAGGGAGTGGCAGATGGAGAAACCGAAGCTGCTACTGACTGTCCAGGGGGGCTCAGAAAACTTTACCCTGCCCGTTAAAGTCAAGCAGGCCTTCAGCAAAGGGCTAATAACTGCCGCCCTAAGCACAGAGGCATGGATACTCACTGATGGCATTAATACAG GTGTGTCTAAGTACGTGGGCGAGGCAGTGAAAACATTCGGGGGACATAATCTGAGGAAGAGAAACACAGTCGGCATCACGCCATGGGGAGTCATTGACAACAACACGGACCTTGTAGGCAGAGAT GTGTTCAGGCCCTACCAGCCACTGGGGAACCCTTTGAGCAAGAGGGCCTGTCTGAATGGTTTCCACTCCCATTTTCTGTTGGTGGATGATGGAACACTGGGAAAACATGGCTGCCAGCAAGGCctcaggaggaagctggagaaacACATCCAGCTACAGAAGATACACCCTC GACTCAACCAAGGAGTGCCggtggtgtgtgtggtgttggAGGGAGGCCCTGCCATTGTGTCCACTGTGTTGGACTATGTTAGCAGTGTGCCTCCTGTGCCCGTTTTTGTGTTTGAAGGATCAGGCAGGGCTGCTGACCTGCTCGCCTTCTTACACAAGCAGACCGCTATTGACAG GCAGTTGGATGCTGACATCAAAGAGGACTTCCTTGTCAGGATTGGAGAGGTGTTTGGAGTAGAGATAGCAGAAGCCTCGCAGCTTTACAGTCTCCTCCTGCAGTGCATGGATCACAGACAGTCT ATAACCATCTTTGACTCAGAGGCAGAGGACCAAACGGCACCTGATGCAGCCATTTTGACAACCAGTCTCAAGG GCACCAAGGCCAGTCCTGCAGAGCAGCTGAGTGTGGCCCTAGCCTGGGACAGGCCTGACATTGCACAGAAAGTCATGGTGTATGGACAGCATTGGCAG GTGGGTTCCTTGGAGCAGGCCATGCTGGATGCTCTGGTGATGGACCGGGTCAGTTTTGTCAAACTGCTGATTGACAACGGCATGACAATGAGCCGCTTCCTGACTGTGGATCGCCTCGAGGAGCTCTATAATACG CCTCAGGGGCAGACGGACCGTTTCCTACGCCACCTCGTTGAAGATGCGAAACAG ACTTCTCTTCCCATAGGTCACCGTCTCTCTCTCATTGACGTGGGCCTGGTGATAGAGTACCTCATAGGGGGAGCGTACCGCAGCACCTACACACGGAAACACTTCAGAGCCGCCTACAACAACCACCTGCAGGACAAAGTGACTACATCACTA gagGGTAGACGGGACAGATCCACCTCCATGTCTAAACAGAGACGAGGACTGATACCAAACTCTTCAAGGGCCAGGAGTCTCCAGGACCTGCCTTTCTTTAGAACTGCTCAGCCCTACAAACCCAAG GAGCAAAATGTTACTCCCTCAAGCAGTCGAGAGATCACATTGAGCCCTGGCCTGGGTGACACTCCTTTGCTGGTTCCCTTCAACTTCAACGACCTGTTCGTGTGGGCCGTGCTTCAccagcgtcagcagatggcactTTTTCTGTGGCAGCACGGTGAGGAAGCGCTGGCACGTGCTACAGTGGCCTGTAAGCTTTACCGTTCCATGGCCTTTGAGGCACGACAAAGCAATTGGGACGACGACATTGCAGAGCGATTCAAGACATATTCACT TGAGTTTGGTCAGTTGGCAGTGGACGTGTTAGACTGTGCATTTCGTCAGAACGAGCAGATGGCCATGAAGCTCTTGACTTCAGAGATGGAGGCATGGAGCCACTTCACCTGTCTGCAGATGGCTGTCTCCTCATGTCACAGACCGTTTGTCTCACACTCCTGCACTCAGACCCTCCTCACAGATCTGTGGACTGGTCCGCTCAACATGAGAAAAAACTCCTTTGTGAAG ATAATTTTGAGCCTCCTACTGCCCCCTGCGATCTTGCTTCTGGAGTTTAAGAGCAAAGCTGAAATGTGCCATGTACCACAGTCCCACGAGGCAGCGCTGTTTGGACTTGAGTCTGTGAAGTCAGCACCAGTCCACGAGGGAACTGATCACGCC GGCAGTCAGGATCCAGAGCAAGGCCTGTCATTCAGTGACAAATGTTTGGGTCCAGTGTCAGAAACTGTATCCTCTATCACTGTGCAGTGTCTGTCCTGGATCACACGACTCTATGAATTCTACACAGCTCCTGTTGTCAAATTCTGGTTTCACACA ATGTCCTACTTGGCCTTTGTGATGTTATTCTCCTATGTTGTCCTGGTGAAGATGGGGGATTATCCCAGTGTTCAGGAGTGGCTGGTCATAGCCTACATCTTGTCCACCGCAGTGGAGAAAACCAGAGAG GTACTGATGTCTGAGCCGAGGAAGCTGAGCCAGAAGCTTAAGATTTGGTTCTCAGAGTACTGGAACATATCAGATTTCATTGCCATCCTACTCTTCATGGCTGGTCTGGTACTGCGTTGGCAAGCTGAACCCTACCGGACGGCAGGACGCATCAGTTACTGCCTGGACACCATCTTCTGGTTCGTTAGGGTGATGGATCTGCTGGCTGTCAATCAGTATGCTGGCCCTTACCTCACCATGATCACTAAGATG ACCAGTAACATGTTCTTCATCGTGGTAATGATGGCAGTAGTGCTGCTGAGCTTCGGGGTATCCAGGAAGGCCATCCTGTCGCCAGATGAGGAGCCGTCCTGGAGCCTAGCTCGAGACATAGTCTTCCAGCCATACTGGATGATCTACGGAGAGGTCTATGCAACGGAGATAGATC CATGTGAGGACAGCCATCCATGTCCTCCTGCTTCCTTTCTCACGGCATTCCTCCAGGCTGTCTATATGTTCTTCCAGTATATCATCATGGTCAACATACTCATTGCATTTTTTAA CAACATCTACTTTGACATGGCATCGACATCCAACAAGCTGTGGAAGTACAACCGTTATCGCTACATAATGACGTATCAGGAGAGGCCGTGGCTGCCTCCACCCCTTATCCTTCTTAGTCACATGGCCTTAGGTTTGAAAGCCATCTACAGGAGATTAAGTGGAGATGCTGAGCGGGAGGAGAGATGCTCTGGGCTTA AGCTCTACCTGGGCCACGAAGATCTGAAGAAGCTCCATGAGTTTGAGGGGAAATGTGTAGAGGGCTACTTTCATGAGAAGAGTGAAGATGTCCACAGCAGGCAAATTAACAGGATCAGAGCCACAGCTGACAG AGCTGAGGAGATGTGCGTGATGATGGGTGAGGTCTCAGATAAAGTCAACTTCATTCAGGACAGCCTGTCTGAGCTGGACTGTCAGCTGGGTCAGCTCCAAGACCTTTCGGCACAGGCAGTGGACACCctcactctgctctctgctactgACAGCCTACACAAGAAGGAGGCACGCCTGGCTCAATGTCGACCCATAACAGCGTCCCGGCATATCCTCCCTCACAGCTGGACCCTCATGCACAGAGGTGGAGCAGACTGGGATGTACTTAATATGAGACGAGCCATTGCCAAGCCGTGTAGAAGTACCCCGCCTTCATTACTGAAGGGCCACGTTCTGGTGGCGAGTAGACTGACATCACAGGAGTGCCATGTTGGAGCCAgggggagcagaggaggaagacaagGACACACTGAGAAGGGAGAAGAAGGAGTGAAGGAG GATTCACAGTTTGGTACTCCTGACCATCCCAGTGAGAATTGCCAGGGAGTCTCTAGACCTGCTTCTCATGCTTCCTTCTCTCCGTCATACGGAGCCGGAGTTCATCTCAGTGGTTTCAGGGATCAGACAACCTGTGAGTCCTGTGGACCGCCCCGCTGCGCGTCTCCTCTTTCTCCCAGAGGCCTGGAGTCACCGCATCATAAACTCTGGACATGTGACCCTTACCTGTATCCCAATCAGGAGGAAACTTCcatggaagaggaggaagaggaagaagaagaggagaaaaggaCACATGAGGAGCTCTCTAATATAGAAGTGTCCAGAGCTTCTAGCACCGCTGTCCTGCTGTCTGACCCTCGAGACATCTCTGAGGGTTTGGTAAATCCTGCCTTTTCTCAGGATGATAGCCGACTAAGTTCTCGGCCCAAACCTTCCACCCAATGGGGAAGACCAGTGAAATCCCCCAGGTGGGCTCGTCTGTCCAGAGACCGCCCCTACGGCTGCTGCAGGTCTCTGTCATCCAGTGTGGAGAATATGGCTTTCTCAGGGGCACCTCTCAGTCCAATGAGGGGATCATTTCCATCTCTTAACGAACCAATGAACAAAGAGGGTTTGTCAGATGGGAGGAGTTTCAGGGAGGCCACATCACTGCAATGCAGCATGGGCAGAG AGTGGTCCAAGTCCTCTGACTTCACTCAAGTACCAGACAGCAGAGGCAAAAACCAGaacaggaagacagtgaagaTACAAGAGAGCAGTCCAGATACT GTAACCATGCAATCCCATATGTCTGATGCCAGCTGGAGAAGGTGCCGGAGATTGAGAGGAGAACCTACATGTTTGTCGGCTTCAACCAGCCTCAGTCAGCTCA ATTTTGAACCAATGGATTTGTTGCAGAAGCAGGTGTTTTCCCATCAG GATGTGTGGAGCTCCACTAATTCAACATGGAACAGCTGGGCCAGATCCATGAGCCGCAGGTCTTC TTTACAGAGTGGGATTGCCCCTGAAG CAAAGAGCTCCTCATTCCAGTCCACTGACAATTTGTATCCTCACTATTCAG CTATGGAGAGAAACAATCTGATGAGACTGGCTCACACCATTCCCTTCACTCCTGTTTCCCTTCTGG GAGGTGAAGAGGTGAGCATCTACTCTCTGGAGGAAGTGCCCTCTGATGCTGACCCTGAATCCAGCACAGTCTCCTCCTGGTCATCACGTGGCCTCTCTGCCATGCTGCAGCCCCTCTCCAGTGAAGAGGGCTCGCTGGATGGAGGTCTCCGGCAGGGCTGCAGGGTGCTGTGCACCTGGGCAGAACGGGACGTGCTCAGACCTGGTCTGGTATACGTAGTGAAAGCCTTCAAGCAGGAGGTGGTTCGGGCCTGGCAGAGGTACTTCCCTGGTAGCACGGCACTACAGCTTTGTTTAAGA GAGATCCAGCAGCAGCGAGCAGCTCAGAAGATGATGCAAGTGTTCAATGAAGTCAAACCTGATGATATGCACCACTCACCAAG GTTTCTAGATGTAGCACTGGTCCTCTGGCATTCGAATGGCCAGTGGCTGACTATTGAGAGGAACATGTCCGGTGACTTCAGGAAGTACAACAATAACACAGGAGAAGAGATCACCCCCTGCTGTTCACTGGAAGAAATGCTGCTGGCGTTTTCTCACTGGACTTATGAGTACTCCTGCAGAGAGCTTCTGGTACTCGATATTCAAG GAGTAGGAGAGGAGCTGACCGATCCAACAGTCATCATGACAGACGATCAAAG TGGTAGCAGGGGTGAGATGCTTTTTGGTCCAGATAACCTTGGTGATGCTGCCATCAGCGGTTTCCTGCAGAAACACTCTTGCGGTGGCTGCTGCCACAGACTGGGCCTGGCAG ATTTCTCCAACAAATCAAACCAAATTATTCATGCCGGATGCGTGGACTTCCTCCCAGGCCT ATTTGAGGAAGTGTTCGGACAGCTGCGAGAACAACAGCGAAGCAGAATCTACACCGGGGAAAGAAGATCAAGAGGACGATGA